In Streptomyces sp. NBC_00414, a single window of DNA contains:
- a CDS encoding class I SAM-dependent methyltransferase, translating into MRARAATPVGTVTRGTTNPNRLRRMDRWIAATHGAELRRADDPVAVDLGYGAAPWTAVELLQRLRTAAPRARVVGVEIDPARVAAAKPYERDGLRFRHGGFEIPLPVRPSLIRAANVLRQYEEAEVAAVWARLCERLAPADGTSRGGLLVEGTCDEIGRRHVWVALGPEGPRTVTFATRLGSLDRPSDLAERLPKALIHRNVPGEPVHAFLRDFDRAWASASPYASYGARQRWIRAVRDLAADWPVTDGVPRWRQGEVTVRWEALAPSA; encoded by the coding sequence ATGAGAGCCCGCGCAGCGACCCCCGTGGGGACGGTGACGCGCGGCACCACCAACCCGAACCGCCTCCGCCGCATGGACCGCTGGATCGCGGCCACCCACGGCGCCGAACTGCGCCGCGCCGACGACCCCGTGGCGGTCGACCTCGGCTACGGCGCGGCCCCCTGGACCGCGGTCGAGCTGCTCCAGCGCCTGCGTACCGCCGCTCCACGCGCGCGCGTGGTGGGCGTCGAGATCGATCCGGCCCGGGTCGCCGCCGCGAAGCCGTACGAACGCGACGGCCTCCGGTTCCGGCACGGTGGCTTCGAGATCCCGCTGCCCGTACGGCCGTCCCTGATCCGCGCGGCGAACGTCCTGCGGCAGTACGAGGAGGCCGAGGTCGCCGCGGTGTGGGCCCGGCTGTGCGAACGCCTGGCACCGGCGGACGGCACCTCGCGCGGCGGGCTTCTCGTCGAGGGCACGTGCGACGAGATCGGCCGCCGGCACGTGTGGGTCGCGCTCGGCCCCGAGGGTCCGCGGACCGTCACGTTCGCCACCCGCCTCGGCTCCCTGGACCGCCCGTCCGACCTGGCCGAACGCCTCCCCAAGGCCCTCATCCACCGCAATGTCCCGGGCGAACCGGTGCACGCCTTCCTGCGCGACTTCGACCGCGCGTGGGCGTCCGCCTCGCCGTACGCCTCGTACGGCGCCCGGCAGCGATGGATCCGGGCGGTCCGCGACCTGGCGGCCGACTGGCCGGTCACGGACGGGGTGCCGCGCTGGCGGCAGGGCGAAGTGACCGTGCGGTGGGAGGCGTTGGCGCCGTCCGCGTAG
- a CDS encoding C40 family peptidase, producing the protein MGSGVRSVTTTALALACAAVILAAPGVAYAAPTPTPTPTPTRTPTPAPSSTPVSNKDLEAVRKKLDELYHDAAVATDAYNLAEERTERQSTQIVGLAREIVEGKARLAKLKKRVGAAARAQYRVGGLPDEARLVLSDDPQAFLDGAGRIRQGAQATKGLLAEMRRTQQDLEQYARDAAAQWTKLEANREAKAKAKKKVKEQIAAAEELESQLEKDEKERLAKLEQQAAYEAQTSWLDSGVLDGISGKASAQGKKAVEYATAQIGKPYEWGAEGPKTFDCSGLTSQAWAAAGQAIPRTSQEQWKQLDRVAVEAMRPGDLIIYNADASHVAMYIGDGAMVHAPRPGRTVTIAGAGSMPILGVVRPGK; encoded by the coding sequence ATGGGATCCGGTGTGCGGAGCGTGACCACTACTGCTCTGGCCCTGGCCTGCGCGGCAGTCATCCTGGCCGCGCCGGGAGTGGCCTACGCGGCCCCGACGCCGACACCCACCCCGACCCCGACTCGGACCCCGACCCCCGCTCCGAGCTCAACGCCCGTCAGCAACAAGGACCTTGAAGCGGTCCGCAAGAAGCTGGACGAGCTGTACCACGACGCGGCGGTCGCCACGGACGCGTACAACCTCGCCGAGGAGCGGACCGAGAGGCAGTCCACGCAGATCGTCGGGCTCGCCCGAGAGATCGTCGAGGGCAAGGCCCGGCTGGCCAAGCTGAAGAAGCGCGTGGGTGCCGCCGCCCGCGCCCAGTACCGCGTCGGCGGGCTGCCGGACGAGGCGCGTCTGGTGCTCAGCGACGACCCGCAGGCCTTCCTGGACGGCGCGGGCCGGATCCGCCAGGGCGCACAGGCGACCAAGGGCCTGCTCGCCGAAATGCGGCGCACCCAGCAGGACTTGGAGCAGTACGCGCGCGACGCGGCGGCCCAGTGGACGAAGCTCGAAGCCAACCGCGAGGCGAAGGCCAAGGCGAAGAAGAAGGTCAAGGAGCAGATCGCCGCCGCCGAAGAGCTTGAGTCCCAGTTGGAGAAGGACGAGAAGGAGCGCCTGGCGAAGCTGGAGCAGCAGGCCGCGTACGAGGCGCAGACGAGCTGGCTGGACTCCGGCGTCCTCGACGGGATCAGCGGCAAGGCCTCCGCCCAGGGCAAGAAGGCCGTGGAGTACGCGACGGCACAGATCGGCAAGCCGTACGAGTGGGGCGCCGAGGGGCCGAAGACGTTCGACTGCTCCGGGCTGACCTCACAGGCGTGGGCAGCCGCCGGACAGGCCATCCCCCGCACCTCGCAGGAGCAGTGGAAGCAGCTCGACCGTGTCGCCGTCGAGGCCATGCGCCCCGGCGACCTCATCATCTACAACGCCGACGCCAGCCATGTCGCGATGTACATCGGCGACGGCGCGATGGTCCACGCGCCCCGCCCCGGTCGTACGGTCACGATCGCGGGCGCGGGCTCGATGCCGATACTCGGGGTCGTCCGCCCCGGCAAGTGA
- a CDS encoding PP2C family protein-serine/threonine phosphatase: protein MPVPVPRQRAIPAVEGGQAHAASPSGGPAQAAPAPGALSGQEPSSTRHGTTGDASHGGTRDHSDTGGDAHHGSAVNGTAPLTLLVIEDDPAGALTVPELRDAAGRQIRVRTARNLTEAERLLTDDVQCVLLDLALRTPGPAATSEETAGGGADDELATLRHVLRLAPRHAVLALTPAEDTELGAEAVRVGAQDYLFRDELDSRLLSRAVRYAVERKRSDRAERRLTESKLRAQENARLERGLLPTPLLEGSSLRFAARYRPGRSRALLGGDFYDTVRTPDGTVHAMIGDVCGHGPDEAALGVELRIAWRALTLAGLCGDRLLSTLQQVLEHERDSEEIFATLCTVDIAPDGRRAGLCLAGHPAPLISRPARSRALVGADGTGAAEAPPVAELLPYENGGPALGLLPNARWPRQQVELGGEWSLMLYTDGLIEGRTGEGRERLGQDGMVDMVRRQLAQGLRGEDLLRAAVNEVRDLNGGELTDDVAVLLLDRVA from the coding sequence ATGCCCGTACCCGTACCGCGGCAGAGAGCGATCCCCGCCGTGGAAGGTGGACAGGCTCACGCCGCGTCTCCATCCGGCGGACCGGCACAGGCCGCGCCCGCACCCGGCGCCCTGTCCGGCCAGGAGCCGTCCTCGACGAGGCACGGCACCACCGGCGACGCCTCCCACGGCGGCACCCGCGACCACAGCGACACCGGCGGCGACGCCCACCACGGCAGTGCCGTCAACGGCACGGCCCCGCTGACGCTGCTCGTGATCGAGGACGATCCGGCCGGCGCGCTGACCGTGCCCGAACTGCGGGACGCGGCCGGCAGGCAGATCCGTGTCCGCACCGCCCGCAACCTCACCGAGGCCGAGCGGCTGCTCACCGACGACGTCCAGTGCGTCCTGCTCGACCTCGCGCTGCGCACGCCCGGTCCCGCCGCCACGTCCGAGGAGACGGCGGGGGGCGGGGCCGACGACGAGCTGGCCACGCTCAGGCATGTGCTGCGGCTCGCGCCCCGGCACGCCGTCCTCGCGCTCACCCCGGCCGAGGACACCGAGCTGGGCGCGGAAGCGGTACGTGTGGGCGCCCAGGACTATCTCTTCCGCGACGAGCTGGACAGCCGGCTGCTGAGCCGCGCGGTCCGCTACGCGGTGGAGCGCAAGCGTTCCGACCGGGCCGAGCGACGGCTGACCGAGTCCAAGCTGCGCGCGCAGGAGAACGCGCGCCTTGAGCGCGGTCTGCTGCCCACGCCGCTCCTGGAGGGCTCCTCGCTGCGATTCGCCGCGCGTTACCGGCCCGGCCGCTCGCGCGCGCTGCTCGGCGGCGACTTCTACGACACGGTCCGCACCCCCGACGGCACCGTCCACGCCATGATCGGCGACGTCTGCGGGCACGGCCCCGACGAGGCCGCGCTCGGCGTGGAGCTGCGGATCGCCTGGCGCGCGCTGACCCTGGCGGGCCTGTGCGGCGACCGGCTGCTGTCGACGCTCCAGCAGGTCCTGGAGCACGAGCGGGACAGCGAGGAGATCTTCGCGACGCTCTGCACGGTGGACATCGCGCCGGACGGCCGCCGCGCGGGTCTGTGCCTGGCGGGCCATCCCGCTCCGCTGATCTCGCGTCCGGCCCGCTCCCGGGCCCTGGTGGGCGCCGACGGGACCGGCGCGGCCGAGGCACCTCCCGTCGCCGAGCTGCTGCCGTACGAGAACGGCGGCCCGGCGCTCGGTCTGCTGCCGAACGCACGGTGGCCGCGCCAGCAGGTGGAGCTGGGCGGCGAGTGGAGTCTGATGCTCTACACGGACGGTCTGATCGAGGGCCGCACCGGCGAGGGCAGGGAGCGGCTCGGCCAGGACGGGATGGTGGACATGGTCCGCCGCCAGCTGGCCCAGGGCCTGCGCGGCGAGGATCTGCTGCGGGCCGCGGTGAACGAGGTACGGGACCTCAACGGCGGGGAGCTGACGGACGACGTTGCGGTCCTGCTGCTGGACCGCGTGGCGTAA
- a CDS encoding DUF2516 family protein, giving the protein MTAFGGFMSLIFLAMLVLAVVALVMAGLARDDAYRAANKQNKMFWLIILGVTVAVNLLVPMVFLQIAGLIATIVFFVDVRPALQQVSGGGRGGRRGGGSSSDGPYGPYNGGR; this is encoded by the coding sequence ATGACGGCGTTCGGCGGCTTCATGTCGCTGATCTTCCTCGCCATGCTGGTGCTCGCGGTGGTGGCGCTGGTGATGGCCGGACTGGCCCGCGATGACGCCTACCGTGCCGCGAACAAGCAGAACAAGATGTTCTGGCTGATCATCCTCGGCGTCACGGTGGCCGTGAACCTCCTGGTGCCGATGGTCTTCCTGCAGATCGCGGGCCTCATCGCCACGATCGTCTTCTTCGTCGACGTCCGGCCCGCTCTCCAGCAGGTCTCGGGCGGCGGCCGGGGCGGTCGTCGGGGCGGCGGCAGCAGCAGTGACGGTCCGTACGGGCCCTACAACGGCGGACGCTGA
- a CDS encoding helix-turn-helix domain-containing protein: MASLNVGNLGEYLRDQRRNAQLSLRQLAEAAGVSNPYLSQIERGLRKPSAEVLQQVAKALRISAETLYVRAGILDAERDRDEVETRAVILADPTLTERQKQVLLQIYESFRKENGFEIKAVEDALDVDAEGVPDASDMATVSDVSAVARVTDGGDTVVDRARTADGNDAGQSDPHDQQSSAS; this comes from the coding sequence ATGGCATCGCTCAACGTCGGCAATCTTGGTGAGTACCTGCGGGACCAGCGGCGCAACGCGCAGTTGAGCCTGCGGCAGCTCGCCGAGGCCGCCGGGGTGTCCAATCCGTATCTGAGCCAGATCGAGCGCGGGCTGCGCAAGCCGAGCGCGGAGGTGTTGCAGCAGGTCGCCAAGGCCCTGAGGATCTCCGCCGAGACGCTGTACGTCCGTGCCGGGATCCTCGACGCCGAGCGTGACCGGGACGAGGTGGAGACGCGTGCCGTCATCCTCGCCGACCCGACGCTCACCGAGCGGCAGAAGCAGGTGCTGCTCCAGATCTACGAGTCCTTCCGCAAGGAGAACGGGTTCGAGATCAAGGCCGTGGAGGACGCGCTGGACGTGGACGCGGAAGGTGTGCCGGACGCGTCGGACATGGCGACCGTGTCGGACGTGTCAGCCGTCGCACGTGTGACGGACGGCGGGGACACCGTCGTTGACAGGGCCCGCACGGCCGACGGCAACGACGCCGGACAGAGCGACCCGCACGACCAGCAGTCCTCCGCGAGCTGA
- a CDS encoding NADPH-dependent F420 reductase produces MTTISIIGSGNMATAIGTRAAKHGHTVEFMSRDTAKAQALADRIGNGATVGTFGARPAGDIVVVAVLYAGAVEVVAHYGDALAGKILVDITNPFDADVSGLVTTVGNSMSQQMAAAAPEGTHVVKAFNSILRGVLAEDRPVDVFFAGDGAEAKARVAAFLESLDMRALDAGGLEMTHALEWAGILLVGLARNGAGFDIALGAGAL; encoded by the coding sequence ATGACCACGATCAGCATCATCGGCTCGGGCAACATGGCCACCGCCATCGGCACCCGGGCGGCGAAGCACGGCCACACCGTCGAGTTCATGAGCCGCGACACCGCCAAGGCTCAGGCACTCGCCGACCGGATCGGCAACGGAGCCACCGTCGGCACGTTCGGCGCAAGGCCGGCGGGTGACATCGTCGTCGTGGCCGTCCTGTACGCCGGCGCGGTCGAAGTGGTCGCGCACTACGGCGATGCGCTGGCCGGCAAGATCCTCGTCGACATCACCAACCCGTTCGACGCCGACGTGAGCGGACTCGTGACCACCGTGGGCAACTCGATGTCCCAGCAGATGGCCGCCGCTGCCCCCGAGGGCACACACGTCGTGAAGGCGTTCAATTCGATCCTCCGCGGCGTGCTCGCCGAAGACAGGCCGGTGGACGTGTTCTTCGCCGGTGACGGCGCCGAGGCGAAGGCACGTGTAGCGGCGTTCCTGGAGAGCTTGGACATGCGGGCCCTCGACGCGGGAGGGCTTGAGATGACCCACGCCCTCGAATGGGCCGGCATCCTCCTGGTGGGCCTGGCCCGCAACGGCGCGGGCTTCGACATCGCCCTGGGCGCCGGGGCCCTCTGA
- a CDS encoding SDR family NAD(P)-dependent oxidoreductase, which produces MGKLDGKVAVITGATSGMALAGAKLFADEGAHVFISGRRKDALDEAVKLIGRNVTGVQGDAADLDDLDRLFETVKQEKGAVDVLWASAGTGEQGGLGEITEKQFDAAFSLNARGTLFTVQKALPLFNDGGSIIMTGSNASLRGYPDWSVYAASKAVLPAYARVWVSELRDRRIRANVLTPGQVATPILEEVMDEQMKAQFESVIPRREMGRPEEIASVALFLASDESSYVNGMELVADGGTTVI; this is translated from the coding sequence GTGGGAAAGCTCGATGGCAAGGTTGCGGTGATCACCGGCGCGACGAGTGGGATGGCGCTGGCCGGTGCGAAGTTGTTCGCAGACGAGGGAGCGCACGTCTTCATCTCGGGCCGGCGGAAGGATGCGCTGGACGAGGCCGTCAAGCTGATCGGCCGGAACGTGACCGGTGTGCAGGGCGATGCGGCCGACCTCGATGACCTCGACCGTCTGTTCGAGACGGTCAAGCAGGAGAAGGGCGCGGTCGACGTGTTGTGGGCCAGCGCTGGGACGGGCGAGCAGGGCGGGCTCGGTGAGATCACCGAGAAGCAGTTCGACGCCGCCTTCTCGCTGAACGCGCGCGGCACGCTGTTCACGGTCCAGAAGGCGCTGCCGCTGTTCAACGACGGAGGCTCGATCATCATGACCGGGTCGAACGCGTCGCTCCGGGGCTACCCCGACTGGAGTGTGTACGCGGCGAGCAAGGCCGTGCTGCCCGCGTACGCACGGGTGTGGGTGTCCGAGTTGAGGGACAGGAGGATCCGGGCGAACGTACTGACCCCCGGCCAGGTCGCCACGCCGATCCTGGAAGAGGTGATGGACGAACAGATGAAGGCGCAGTTCGAATCCGTGATCCCGCGGCGGGAGATGGGCCGCCCCGAAGAGATCGCGTCGGTCGCGTTGTTCCTCGCCTCCGACGAATCGAGCTACGTCAACGGCATGGAGCTGGTCGCCGACGGCGGCACCACGGTCATCTGA
- a CDS encoding TetR/AcrR family transcriptional regulator: protein MTELEKGPRGLRRGRGARERILSASQQLFRDQGINCTGMDQLCAVAEVSKRTLYQHFAGKDELIAEGLRRFDPDVLPEVFDRTDLTPRERLLAVFDVHSPLCPFIAAAVEIPDPGHPARELARDYKKDFAARLTEAAREAGATDPEQLGEQLALLLDGASARGRVLNTEAFTTAAAIAAVLVDNAIPTAGAPAAAGVGAGAGAGAGEQLGRGHILDRVTEQM, encoded by the coding sequence ATGACAGAGCTGGAGAAGGGGCCGCGAGGTCTGCGCCGCGGCAGGGGGGCACGGGAGCGCATCCTCAGCGCGTCACAACAGCTGTTCCGCGATCAGGGCATCAACTGCACCGGCATGGACCAGCTCTGCGCGGTGGCCGAGGTGTCCAAGCGCACGCTCTACCAGCACTTCGCAGGCAAGGACGAGCTGATCGCCGAAGGCCTGCGGCGCTTCGATCCCGACGTCCTGCCCGAAGTGTTCGACCGCACCGACCTCACGCCTCGCGAACGGCTCCTCGCCGTGTTCGACGTGCACTCGCCCCTGTGCCCGTTCATCGCGGCGGCCGTCGAGATCCCCGACCCGGGCCATCCGGCACGCGAACTCGCCCGCGACTACAAGAAGGACTTCGCCGCCCGGCTCACCGAAGCCGCCCGCGAGGCCGGTGCCACCGACCCCGAACAGCTCGGCGAGCAGCTGGCGCTGCTCCTGGACGGCGCTTCGGCCCGCGGCCGGGTCCTCAACACCGAAGCGTTCACCACCGCCGCCGCCATCGCCGCCGTCCTCGTCGACAACGCCATCCCCACGGCAGGGGCACCGGCAGCGGCCGGTGTCGGCGCTGGCGCCGGTGCCGGTGCCGGCGAGCAGCTCGGTCGGGGCCACATCCTTGACCGCGTCACCGAGCAGATGTGA
- a CDS encoding GlxA family transcriptional regulator — MRHVDVALPAPAYPLPVPASSPPHRVAVLVLEGAKPLDVGIPAQVFTTRASMPYEVRVCGAAPGPVAGGDGLSYLVAHDLDALAWADIVFVPGYRFPDRDDPPQAVVDALIAAHDRGARLAAISTGAFALAATGLLDGKRATTHWHYTRALAAKRPLVRVDKNVLFVDEGSVLTSAGAASGIDLCLHILRGDLGVAASNHAARRLVAAPYRSGGQAQYVPYSVPEPLGERFAATREWALHRLGEPLTLDVLARHAAVSPRTFSRRFVEDTGYTPMQWVMRARIDVARELLERSQRGIEQIAADAGLGTGANLRLHFQRILGTTPSEYRRTFARGE, encoded by the coding sequence ATGCGTCACGTCGACGTCGCGCTCCCCGCCCCTGCGTACCCTCTTCCCGTGCCAGCCTCATCACCCCCGCATCGTGTCGCCGTCCTCGTGCTCGAAGGCGCGAAGCCCCTCGATGTCGGGATTCCCGCGCAGGTGTTCACGACCCGCGCGAGCATGCCGTACGAGGTGCGGGTGTGCGGCGCGGCGCCCGGGCCCGTGGCCGGCGGGGACGGGCTGTCGTACCTCGTCGCCCACGACCTCGACGCGCTCGCGTGGGCCGACATCGTCTTCGTACCCGGATACCGGTTCCCGGACCGCGACGACCCGCCGCAAGCCGTCGTCGATGCGCTGATCGCCGCCCATGACCGGGGTGCGCGACTCGCCGCCATCTCGACGGGCGCCTTCGCGCTCGCCGCCACGGGCCTGCTCGACGGGAAGCGCGCCACGACGCACTGGCACTACACGCGGGCACTCGCGGCGAAACGTCCGCTCGTGCGGGTCGACAAGAACGTCCTGTTCGTCGACGAGGGCAGCGTGCTGACGTCGGCCGGCGCCGCCTCCGGCATCGACCTGTGCCTGCACATTCTGCGCGGCGATCTCGGGGTGGCCGCGTCGAACCACGCGGCCCGGCGCCTGGTCGCGGCCCCCTACCGCAGCGGCGGCCAGGCGCAGTACGTGCCGTACAGCGTGCCCGAGCCGCTCGGTGAGCGGTTCGCCGCCACTCGCGAGTGGGCGCTGCACCGGCTCGGCGAGCCCCTCACCCTCGACGTGCTCGCCCGGCACGCGGCGGTGTCGCCGCGTACGTTCTCGCGGCGCTTCGTCGAGGACACCGGTTACACGCCGATGCAGTGGGTCATGCGCGCTCGCATCGATGTGGCCCGTGAGCTGCTCGAACGTTCGCAGCGGGGTATCGAGCAGATCGCCGCCGACGCCGGTCTCGGCACCGGTGCGAATCTGCGGCTGCATTTCCAGCGCATCCTCGGCACCACACCGAGCGAGTACCGGCGCACCTTCGCCCGGGGCGAGTAG
- the gap gene encoding type I glyceraldehyde-3-phosphate dehydrogenase: MTRIAINGFGRIGRNVLRALLERGSDLEVVAVNDLTEPATLARLLAYDSTAGRLGRPVTADGDALVVDGRRITVLAEREPAQLPWAELGVDIVLEATGRFASAKAAGAHIDAGAKKVLVSAPADGADVTLAFGVNTDAYDPAVHTIVSNASCTTNALAPLAKVLDDLAGIEHGFMTTVHAYTQEQNLQDGPHRDARRARAAGINIVPTTTGAAKAIGLVLPQLDGKLSGDSIRVPVPVGSIVELNTTVARDVTREDVLAAYLAAAQGPLAGVLEYSDDPLVSSDITGNPASAIFDSALTRVEGRHVKVVAWYDNEWGFSNRVIDTLELLAAG, encoded by the coding sequence ATGACTCGCATCGCCATCAACGGATTCGGCCGCATCGGACGCAATGTGCTGCGCGCGCTGCTCGAACGCGGCAGTGACCTGGAGGTCGTCGCCGTCAACGACCTCACGGAGCCCGCCACCCTCGCGCGGCTGCTCGCCTACGACTCGACGGCGGGCCGGCTCGGCCGCCCGGTGACCGCCGACGGGGACGCCCTCGTGGTGGACGGCCGTCGCATCACCGTGCTCGCCGAGCGCGAACCGGCGCAGCTGCCGTGGGCCGAGCTCGGCGTCGACATCGTGCTGGAGGCGACCGGCCGCTTCGCCTCCGCCAAGGCCGCCGGCGCGCACATCGACGCGGGCGCGAAGAAGGTGCTCGTCAGCGCGCCCGCGGACGGCGCCGACGTCACCCTCGCGTTCGGGGTCAACACCGACGCGTACGACCCCGCCGTGCACACGATCGTCTCCAACGCCTCGTGCACGACCAACGCGCTCGCCCCGCTGGCCAAGGTGCTCGACGATCTCGCCGGCATCGAGCACGGCTTCATGACGACGGTGCACGCCTACACGCAGGAGCAGAACCTGCAGGACGGTCCGCACCGCGACGCCCGCCGCGCCCGCGCCGCCGGGATCAACATCGTGCCGACCACGACCGGCGCCGCCAAGGCGATCGGCCTCGTGCTGCCGCAGCTCGACGGCAAGCTGTCGGGCGACTCGATCCGCGTACCGGTCCCGGTGGGTTCGATCGTCGAGCTCAACACGACCGTCGCCCGCGACGTGACGCGCGAGGACGTGCTGGCGGCCTACCTCGCCGCGGCGCAGGGGCCGCTCGCCGGTGTACTGGAGTACTCGGACGACCCGCTCGTGTCGTCCGACATCACGGGCAATCCCGCCTCGGCGATCTTCGACTCGGCTCTCACCCGCGTCGAGGGCCGCCATGTGAAGGTGGTCGCCTGGTACGACAACGAGTGGGGCTTCTCGAACCGCGTGATCGACACCCTCGAACTCCTCGCCGCGGGCTGA
- a CDS encoding VOC family protein → MTVRPALVNIKAVDDSVVGRFWAQALGWHAVVEEPGVTAVKPAGFDWLDPVTVCVDVVAVPEPRSTTKNRVHLDLATTSAAHQAELVARLTALGATPAHVGQGDVPWTVLADPEGNEFCVLEPREVYLDTGPIAAVVVDCVDPRAMARFWGDAIGWTLLEVSDDHAVWRSDKGVGPYLEFLRSPDVKTVPDRVHVDLVPDPGDDKAAEVARLRALGATDLDIGQGGDVPWTCLTDPEGHEFCVLARS, encoded by the coding sequence ATGACAGTGCGACCCGCTCTGGTGAACATCAAGGCTGTTGACGACTCCGTGGTCGGCCGGTTCTGGGCACAAGCGCTCGGCTGGCACGCCGTCGTCGAGGAGCCCGGCGTGACCGCCGTGAAACCCGCCGGCTTCGACTGGCTGGACCCGGTCACCGTGTGCGTCGACGTCGTGGCGGTCCCGGAGCCCAGGTCGACGACGAAGAACCGTGTGCACCTGGATCTCGCGACCACCTCCGCGGCCCATCAGGCGGAGCTGGTCGCACGGCTGACGGCGCTCGGTGCGACGCCCGCCCACGTGGGCCAGGGCGATGTGCCGTGGACGGTCCTCGCCGATCCGGAGGGCAACGAGTTCTGCGTGCTGGAGCCCCGGGAGGTCTACCTGGACACCGGGCCGATCGCCGCGGTGGTCGTCGACTGCGTGGATCCGCGGGCCATGGCCCGGTTCTGGGGCGACGCGATCGGCTGGACCCTGCTGGAGGTGAGCGACGACCACGCGGTGTGGCGCTCCGACAAAGGGGTCGGCCCGTATCTTGAGTTCCTCCGCTCGCCCGACGTGAAGACCGTGCCGGACCGCGTCCATGTCGACCTGGTGCCGGACCCCGGTGACGACAAGGCGGCGGAGGTGGCCCGGTTGCGGGCCCTCGGCGCCACCGATCTCGACATCGGCCAGGGCGGCGACGTCCCGTGGACCTGCCTGACGGACCCGGAGGGCCACGAGTTCTGCGTCCTAGCCCGGTCCTGA
- a CDS encoding RNA polymerase sigma-70 factor, producing the protein MTAYAAADADADPFVVHRALLFTVAYEMLGSAADAEDVLQESWLRWADVDRSRIRDPRAYLVRVVTRQGLNRLRALSRSREEYVGEWLPEPLLTSPDVAEDVELAESVSIAMLTVLETLGPTERAVFVLREVFEMPYGEIGEAIGKSAATVRQVARRAREHVAARRPRVRVSPSEQQAVVGRFLVALRTGRLRELMEIMAPDVVLIADGGGLVPAALAPVHGLEPVTTLLARVSQVAAVSETTAVWLNGAPAVRIEIDGESAAVSLVVENGRVTRIYVVRNPHKLTRLDEPAELAR; encoded by the coding sequence ATGACCGCTTATGCCGCTGCCGACGCCGACGCCGATCCGTTCGTCGTCCACCGCGCCCTGCTGTTCACGGTGGCCTACGAGATGCTCGGATCGGCGGCCGACGCCGAGGACGTACTGCAGGAGTCCTGGCTGCGGTGGGCCGACGTCGACCGGTCGCGGATCCGTGACCCGAGGGCGTACCTCGTCCGGGTCGTCACACGGCAAGGGCTCAACCGGTTACGGGCGTTGTCGCGCAGCCGCGAGGAGTACGTGGGCGAGTGGCTGCCCGAACCTTTGCTGACCAGCCCCGATGTCGCCGAGGACGTCGAACTCGCGGAGAGCGTGTCGATCGCGATGCTGACCGTCCTGGAGACGCTCGGGCCGACGGAGCGGGCGGTGTTCGTGCTCCGCGAGGTCTTCGAGATGCCGTACGGCGAGATCGGCGAGGCCATCGGGAAGTCGGCGGCCACGGTGCGGCAGGTCGCACGGCGGGCCCGCGAGCATGTGGCCGCCCGGCGGCCTCGGGTGCGGGTGAGTCCGTCGGAGCAACAGGCCGTGGTGGGGCGGTTCCTGGTGGCGCTGCGCACCGGGCGGTTGCGGGAACTGATGGAGATCATGGCGCCGGACGTGGTCCTGATCGCCGACGGGGGTGGGCTGGTGCCCGCCGCGCTGGCTCCGGTCCACGGGCTCGAACCGGTGACCACGCTGCTCGCGCGGGTGAGCCAGGTGGCGGCCGTGTCCGAGACGACGGCCGTGTGGCTCAACGGCGCACCCGCGGTGCGCATCGAGATCGACGGCGAGTCGGCCGCGGTGAGCCTCGTGGTGGAGAACGGGCGGGTCACCCGGATCTACGTGGTGCGCAACCCGCACAAGCTGACTCGGCTGGACGAGCCGGCGGAACTCGCCAGGTAG